In Macrobrachium rosenbergii isolate ZJJX-2024 chromosome 19, ASM4041242v1, whole genome shotgun sequence, the following are encoded in one genomic region:
- the LOC136848663 gene encoding protein obstructor-E-like, with product MYKLALLFFVGVASAQFTCPGDDGFYPDNRQCDKYYDCYRGSMTEKLCPDGLVFDYTLSPGVEQCNYPFIVECPEGAALQSAQPSGIECPRQNGYFEHEDPSNCEQYYECTGGVPVTRSCATGLVFDEFSGTCQWAHTGIRTGCGQRVEVLADGFSCPNNTQVATNGQELDHARYVKPDDCRFFYICYEGKYPREVGCPQGTVFNDVTLICDAPENVPGCENYYPNEPLTPLKAAGLGL from the exons ATGTACAAGCTCGCCCTCCTTTTCTTCGTCG GTGTGGCCTCCGCCCAGTTCACCTGCCCAGGTGACGATGGCTTCTACCCAGACAACCGCCAGTGCGACAAGTATTATGACTGCTACCGTGGTAGCATGACTGAAAAGCTCTGCCCTGATGGCCTCGTTTTTGACTACACTCTCTCCCCCGGCGTCGAGCAGTGCAACTACCCCTTCATCGTAGAGTGCCCCGAAGGAGCTGCTCTCC AGTCCGCCCAGCCATCAGGCATTGAGTGCCCTCGCCAGAACGGCTACTTCGAGCACGAGGATCCCTCCAACTGCGAACAGTACTATGAGTGCACCGGAGGTGTCCCAGTCACCCGCTCCTGCGCCACCGGCCTCGTCTTCGATGAGTTCTCCGGCACCTGCCAGTGGGCCCACACCGGAATCCGTACCGGATGCGGTCAGCGCGTCG AAGTTCTCGCCGACGGCTTCTCCTGCCCCAACAACACCCAGGTTGCCACCAACGGTCAGGAACTCGACCACGCCCGCTACGTGAAACCCGATGACTGCCGCTTCTTCTACATCTGCTACGAAGGCAAATACCCACGTGAGGTCGGATGCCCCCAGGGCACCGTCTTCAACGACGTCACCCTCATCTGTGACGCCCCTGAGAACGTACCTGGCTG